In one Fibrobacter sp. genomic region, the following are encoded:
- a CDS encoding carbohydrate-binding protein, whose product MGVFKKLGCAAAAMTFGLSMFAASANAAPNPNFHIYIAYGQSNMAGNGEIDPSVDQAQDPKNFIMLASHNANAGNRTGKTTQSIKTGEWYPAIPPMFHAFEQLSPADYFGRAMVDSLPGVTVGIIPVAVGGVSIRAFLLDQYAAYFDGDGRSFKGWAGDYGGNPMGRILELAKKAKEVGVIKGVLFHQGESDGVDDNWRNRVYASYKTIIDELDLDENEVPFVAGEMLQAQGACCGSKNPGIAQLKTKFKKFGLASSQGLAGNGKDPYHFGRSGVIELGKRYCSEMLKLIDRTIDPNAPAVNVVDPTQSTVPDAPPEEYGPYYGEPMTIPGQIQAEDYNKGGAGKAYYDLDKGNSEGKYRKDDVDVKQPNKGMAVGSCRKGEWLKYTVKVEEAGEYEISALIAGDNKTGGFVLYMDDERIGDEIVNAGLGWDDEGYSMVSGGKATLAAGEHELKLEITNDWVDIDYVEFKKVEAANNDTTPDAICQKIVVNASQDMSKAQYFDMQGNRISKSDTKNLGVYMVHIPGGKTFMMRTEK is encoded by the coding sequence ATGGGTGTGTTTAAGAAACTGGGCTGCGCTGCTGCAGCAATGACTTTCGGTCTGTCCATGTTTGCGGCTAGTGCAAATGCCGCCCCGAACCCGAATTTCCACATTTATATCGCTTACGGTCAGTCCAATATGGCTGGTAACGGCGAAATTGACCCCTCTGTCGATCAGGCTCAGGACCCCAAGAACTTTATCATGCTGGCTTCCCATAATGCAAATGCCGGCAATCGTACGGGAAAAACCACGCAATCCATTAAGACTGGCGAATGGTATCCGGCTATCCCGCCTATGTTCCATGCATTTGAACAGCTTTCTCCCGCAGACTATTTTGGCCGCGCCATGGTGGACTCCCTGCCGGGCGTAACCGTGGGTATTATCCCGGTGGCTGTGGGTGGCGTCAGCATTCGTGCCTTCCTTTTGGATCAGTATGCCGCTTATTTTGATGGCGATGGCAGAAGCTTTAAGGGTTGGGCCGGTGACTACGGTGGAAACCCCATGGGCCGTATTTTGGAACTTGCCAAGAAGGCTAAGGAAGTTGGTGTTATCAAGGGTGTCCTTTTCCACCAGGGTGAAAGCGATGGTGTAGATGACAACTGGCGTAACCGTGTTTATGCTTCCTATAAGACCATTATCGATGAACTGGACTTGGATGAAAACGAAGTTCCCTTCGTTGCTGGTGAAATGCTCCAGGCACAGGGTGCTTGCTGCGGTAGCAAGAATCCCGGCATTGCTCAGCTCAAGACCAAGTTTAAGAAGTTCGGCTTGGCTTCTTCCCAGGGACTTGCCGGTAATGGTAAGGACCCCTACCACTTCGGTCGTTCCGGTGTGATTGAACTGGGTAAGCGCTATTGCTCCGAAATGCTGAAGCTTATCGACAGAACTATTGACCCCAACGCTCCGGCAGTAAACGTGGTTGATCCTACTCAGTCTACCGTTCCTGATGCTCCTCCTGAAGAATATGGTCCTTACTATGGTGAACCTATGACCATTCCGGGCCAGATCCAGGCCGAAGACTACAACAAGGGTGGTGCTGGCAAGGCTTACTATGACCTGGACAAGGGTAATAGCGAAGGCAAGTACCGTAAGGACGATGTGGACGTGAAGCAGCCCAATAAGGGTATGGCTGTTGGCTCTTGCCGAAAGGGTGAATGGCTCAAGTACACCGTGAAAGTTGAAGAAGCCGGTGAATATGAAATTTCTGCTCTTATTGCTGGTGACAACAAGACTGGTGGCTTTGTTCTCTACATGGACGATGAACGTATCGGTGATGAAATTGTCAATGCTGGCTTGGGCTGGGATGACGAAGGCTATTCCATGGTAAGCGGTGGCAAGGCTACCTTGGCTGCTGGCGAACACGAACTGAAGCTTGAAATCACCAACGACTGGGTCGATATTGACTACGTTGAATTCAAGAAGGTTGAAGCTGCCAACAACGATACTACTCCAGATGCAATCTGCCAGAAGATCGTTGTGAATGCTTCCCAGGATATGTCCAAGGCTCAGTACTTTGACATGCAGGGCAATCGCATTAGCAAGTCCGACACTAAGAATTTGGGCGTCTATATGGTTCACATTCCTGGTGGCAAGACCTTCATGATGCGTACCGAAAAGTAA
- a CDS encoding carbohydrate-binding protein has protein sequence MCALAGAFGLSNASTVNVDLSEEHQVIRGFGGMVHNTWQGGAGLSEADAKIAFGTGDGTIGLNTLRIPVYANTNDFSKEVQAAKYAKKYAGDDFILYATPWTSPYAGANQHMASSNYQKYVDHLNNFTAYMKNQGVPLYAISISNEPDWCGEWACWSADEIYNFTKGYADQMRKNGTKVISTESFAYQKKLYDQVLNDANALKNWDILGAHFYASDAKTADSWFQYSLADQKKVERWMTEHYTESQGSGNYWRTVMGTGDQANAYKVDTVRAMDVGYEIHRAMVVGNFNQYTWWYVRRCYGLIMEKDFGNKLSIPSNEIGKISKRGYIMSQFARFIRPGAIRVGATAKPEAEVYASAYKSADGDSTIVVLVNRDFKNAKTVTVNVKGADIETFHMYTTSESKNAKYEGEIEVKNGSATIKMESGSSNKDCIVTLVGVGPQVVIPQEPHNATKTAWAIPGKIQAEDFDVPGAGKDENGNSNASFYENDSENHGDSKYRAEDAAGVDIYTKKFGDVIGYNQAGEWYEYTVDVKKDGDYTMFSYVASSNGTASFQIFMDNKAITDTIVVPKTVTATEGDFNEFGKIQSNVKLTAGKHVMKFLVTGDWMDVDYFTFVEGANATDPEPDTTGNGETPVDPEDPENPQVIGAVQFQAITAPTTFGIYDLSGEFLGSVKASDKVELRSKATSIVDRSGVYMVKSAGRVMRMTLTK, from the coding sequence GTGTGCGCACTCGCCGGCGCATTTGGTCTTTCCAACGCTTCTACCGTCAATGTGGACCTGAGTGAAGAACACCAGGTGATTCGCGGTTTCGGCGGCATGGTTCACAATACATGGCAGGGTGGCGCTGGCCTTTCTGAAGCCGATGCCAAGATCGCTTTCGGTACTGGTGATGGTACCATCGGTTTGAATACCCTTCGTATTCCGGTTTATGCCAATACCAACGACTTCAGCAAGGAAGTTCAGGCCGCAAAGTATGCAAAGAAGTACGCCGGTGATGATTTTATCCTGTACGCTACTCCTTGGACTTCTCCTTATGCTGGTGCAAATCAGCACATGGCATCCAGCAACTACCAGAAGTATGTGGATCATCTGAACAACTTCACCGCTTACATGAAGAACCAGGGAGTTCCTCTGTATGCAATTTCTATCAGTAACGAACCGGACTGGTGCGGCGAATGGGCTTGCTGGTCTGCTGATGAAATTTATAACTTCACCAAGGGTTACGCCGATCAGATGCGTAAGAACGGCACCAAGGTGATTTCTACCGAATCCTTTGCCTACCAGAAGAAACTTTACGACCAGGTTCTGAACGACGCCAATGCCCTTAAGAACTGGGACATTCTCGGAGCCCACTTCTACGCCAGTGATGCTAAGACCGCTGATTCCTGGTTCCAGTACTCTCTTGCTGACCAGAAGAAGGTGGAACGCTGGATGACCGAACACTACACAGAAAGCCAGGGTAGCGGTAACTACTGGCGTACCGTGATGGGTACCGGCGACCAGGCTAACGCATACAAGGTGGATACCGTTCGCGCCATGGACGTGGGCTACGAAATTCATCGTGCAATGGTTGTGGGCAACTTCAATCAGTATACTTGGTGGTATGTCCGTCGTTGCTACGGTTTGATCATGGAAAAGGACTTTGGTAACAAGCTTTCCATTCCGTCCAATGAAATCGGCAAGATTTCCAAGCGTGGTTACATCATGTCCCAGTTTGCTCGTTTCATCCGTCCGGGTGCAATCCGCGTGGGTGCTACTGCAAAACCGGAAGCTGAAGTTTACGCATCTGCTTACAAGAGCGCTGATGGCGACTCTACCATTGTTGTTCTCGTAAACCGCGATTTCAAGAATGCAAAGACTGTGACTGTGAACGTGAAGGGTGCAGACATTGAAACCTTCCACATGTACACTACCAGCGAATCCAAAAATGCCAAGTACGAAGGCGAAATCGAAGTTAAGAATGGTTCCGCAACCATCAAGATGGAATCCGGTTCCTCCAATAAGGACTGTATCGTTACTCTCGTCGGTGTTGGTCCCCAGGTTGTGATTCCGCAGGAACCTCATAACGCTACCAAGACTGCTTGGGCAATTCCGGGCAAGATTCAGGCTGAAGACTTTGACGTTCCGGGTGCAGGCAAGGATGAAAACGGCAACAGCAACGCATCCTTCTACGAAAACGATTCTGAAAATCACGGTGACAGCAAGTATCGTGCAGAAGATGCCGCTGGCGTTGATATTTACACCAAGAAGTTCGGCGACGTGATTGGTTACAACCAGGCTGGCGAATGGTACGAATACACTGTTGACGTGAAGAAGGATGGCGACTACACCATGTTCTCCTACGTCGCATCCAGCAATGGTACTGCAAGTTTCCAGATCTTTATGGATAACAAGGCTATTACCGATACTATCGTGGTTCCCAAGACTGTAACTGCAACTGAAGGTGACTTCAATGAATTTGGCAAGATCCAGAGCAACGTGAAGCTTACTGCCGGTAAGCATGTCATGAAATTCCTGGTCACTGGCGACTGGATGGACGTTGACTACTTCACCTTCGTGGAAGGTGCTAACGCTACAGATCCGGAACCGGATACCACTGGTAACGGCGAAACTCCGGTTGATCCGGAAGATCCCGAAAATCCCCAGGTTATTGGTGCAGTTCAGTTCCAGGCTATTACCGCTCCCACTACCTTTGGAATCTACGACCTCTCCGGTGAATTCCTCGGCAGCGTCAAGGCAAGCGACAAGGTGGAACTCCGCTCCAAGGCAACTTCCATTGTGGACCGCTCCGGTGTTTACATGGTGAAGTCTGCTGGCCGCGTAATGCGCATGACTCTTACCAAGTAA
- a CDS encoding carbohydrate-binding protein: MNLFKKVIGTTFAAGLATFGLAYNPISTYHYLADPAAAADDEYFYVITDSDDPAPYNSNGYEIKALYGFRTKDMQNWTDFGIIYDARKVDGVGAIWASGIAKNPNDGRLYIVFPDGGGGGIVLIGADSLAGPWTNPLSGGKRLIGWGGGAISGCDNIGWCFDPAIFFDDNGDGYFTFGGGSSDQRPARDNDNNIFNIYKLDKDMKSYNPNTKVELKIGGPKAMEASYIHKYKDNYYLSYSTADLRIAYGMSKSPTGPYTYKGIFMGNPNIGGQNINANNNNHHGVAEFKGHWYVAYHDRRIANGYDGLEKIPAEDGMPNPNAAYHRSVSVDEFTYAADGSMNSLTFTKEGPEQIENFDPYDWYPALTSSKQKGIRSRSDWAPGKVASSLLLPLSTKESWIRVSGVDFGTAATGFTVEAASAADDNKIEIHTGSATGALAGTCTLKNTGSKTSFAETSCDMDGLKGIVDYVFLVFKGSKDSTMAIKAWGFQGSGTTPPEPQKAYNETNTPWAIPGVIQMEDFDVPGVGRGGDLKSFQDNDAENHGDSDYRKDDAPSVDLYKKSGDRVVVGYIQKDEWLEYTVNVAKTGTYTMYAAVASDGGSSFKLSIDGKDITEDIAVPAAQKTDSEEQNFDDYAKVKANVKLEAGEHILRFTATADWFDIDFINFEEGEDAPDPHQIGTEAIGTTVAFEKGAHMNYDVFDLKGNKLASFKATSMAEAGAMWQNSAEAAKVQGISLIRNRASGKAARVRSIR, encoded by the coding sequence ATGAATCTTTTCAAGAAAGTCATCGGGACTACCTTTGCCGCAGGTCTTGCCACCTTCGGCTTGGCATACAACCCGATTTCTACCTACCATTATCTGGCTGACCCTGCTGCAGCTGCCGATGATGAATACTTCTATGTCATTACCGACTCTGATGACCCGGCCCCGTACAATTCCAACGGCTACGAAATCAAGGCTCTCTATGGTTTCCGTACCAAGGACATGCAGAACTGGACTGACTTCGGTATTATTTACGACGCCCGTAAGGTTGATGGCGTGGGCGCTATCTGGGCATCTGGTATTGCCAAGAATCCTAATGACGGTCGACTCTATATTGTGTTCCCCGATGGCGGTGGTGGCGGCATTGTTTTGATTGGTGCCGACAGTCTTGCCGGCCCGTGGACCAACCCTCTTTCTGGCGGCAAGCGCTTGATTGGTTGGGGTGGCGGCGCCATCTCTGGCTGCGACAATATTGGCTGGTGCTTCGACCCGGCAATCTTCTTTGATGACAATGGCGACGGCTACTTCACTTTCGGTGGCGGTAGCAGTGACCAGCGTCCGGCTCGCGACAACGATAATAACATCTTCAATATTTATAAGCTCGACAAGGATATGAAGAGCTACAACCCCAATACCAAGGTGGAATTGAAGATTGGTGGTCCGAAGGCCATGGAAGCTTCCTATATCCATAAGTACAAGGACAATTACTACCTGTCCTACAGTACTGCAGATTTGCGTATTGCTTACGGTATGTCCAAGAGCCCCACAGGTCCTTATACTTATAAGGGTATCTTCATGGGCAACCCCAACATTGGTGGCCAGAATATCAACGCCAATAACAACAACCATCATGGTGTTGCTGAATTCAAGGGCCATTGGTACGTTGCTTACCATGACCGTCGTATTGCTAACGGTTACGACGGCTTGGAAAAGATTCCGGCTGAAGATGGCATGCCCAACCCGAACGCAGCATACCACCGTAGCGTTAGCGTTGATGAATTCACCTACGCTGCAGATGGTTCCATGAACTCCCTGACCTTCACTAAGGAAGGTCCGGAACAGATTGAAAACTTTGATCCGTATGATTGGTATCCGGCTCTCACCAGCTCCAAGCAGAAGGGCATCCGTAGCCGTTCCGACTGGGCTCCGGGTAAGGTTGCTTCTTCTCTCTTGCTCCCGCTTTCTACCAAGGAATCCTGGATCCGCGTTAGTGGTGTCGACTTCGGCACTGCTGCAACGGGCTTTACTGTAGAAGCTGCCAGCGCTGCAGATGACAACAAGATTGAAATCCATACCGGTTCTGCTACCGGCGCCTTGGCTGGCACCTGTACTCTTAAGAACACTGGCTCCAAGACCAGCTTTGCAGAAACCTCCTGCGATATGGATGGCCTTAAGGGCATTGTAGATTACGTGTTCTTGGTGTTTAAGGGCTCCAAGGATTCTACTATGGCTATCAAGGCATGGGGCTTCCAGGGTAGCGGAACTACTCCTCCGGAACCGCAGAAGGCTTATAACGAAACTAATACCCCGTGGGCAATTCCTGGCGTAATCCAGATGGAAGACTTTGACGTTCCGGGCGTGGGCCGCGGCGGCGATCTCAAGTCCTTCCAGGATAACGATGCAGAAAACCACGGTGATTCTGACTACCGCAAGGATGACGCACCTTCTGTTGATTTGTACAAGAAGTCTGGCGATCGCGTTGTCGTAGGCTACATCCAGAAGGATGAATGGCTTGAATACACCGTGAATGTTGCCAAGACCGGTACTTACACCATGTACGCAGCTGTCGCTTCTGATGGTGGTTCCTCCTTCAAGCTTTCTATCGATGGTAAGGACATCACCGAAGATATCGCCGTGCCTGCCGCCCAGAAGACTGATTCTGAGGAACAGAACTTCGACGACTACGCAAAGGTCAAGGCCAACGTGAAGCTTGAAGCTGGTGAACATATCCTCCGTTTCACCGCAACTGCCGACTGGTTCGACATTGACTTTATCAACTTCGAGGAAGGTGAAGATGCTCCGGATCCGCACCAGATTGGTACTGAAGCAATTGGCACTACTGTTGCCTTTGAAAAGGGTGCACACATGAACTACGATGTGTTCGACCTGAAGGGTAACAAGCTGGCATCCTTCAAGGCTACCTCCATGGCAGAGGCTGGTGCTATGTGGCAGAACTCTGCCGAAGCCGCCAAGGTTCAGGGCATTAGCCTCATTCGTAACCGCGCCAGTGGCAAGGCTGCTCGAGTTCGCTCCATCCGTTAA
- a CDS encoding carbohydrate-binding protein: MGVIKNLSKSMAVVGTAFGLSLLAAPAQAAPNPNFHIYIAYGQSNMAGAGPIQSGDQDPMDNFVMISGVDCNSRKGGTNIKLAKGQWSKAVPPMFHCQEGLSVADYFGRTMAKEMPNVTIGIIPVAVGGASIKLFDKAQWQSYVNSSESWLANWAKDYDSQGNDYAAIISLAKKAQEVGVIKGFIFHQGETDGGMSNWEQIVQKTYNDMRNDLGIKEELPFVAGEMVYNGACHGMSTRVNGLSKYFAKFGVAKSQGTGMQSDRLHFDHDGYVEMGKRYATEMLKLIDKTVDMDAPQVVVPLYGGGSAGNIPPEEYGPYGDVFKIPGKVQAEDYNKGGSGVAYSDMDAVNQGDEYRGDGVDIYKAGMGMAVGYCQKGEWMKYSVHVEEDGEYEMIGRLAGDNGTGAISVYLGNDKIGETMVSEKGPDYDTYSDISGGKVTLKAGDYDLKIQIEVDWVNIDYVEFKKVDATVVTPTDTTAKDTSAVGPSESIKASLMAAGALNMDNAQYFDMRGHRVSKATAQKQGVYLVRVPGAKTFVIRNEK; encoded by the coding sequence ATGGGTGTGATTAAAAATCTTTCCAAGTCTATGGCTGTAGTAGGAACAGCTTTTGGCTTGTCTCTATTGGCTGCTCCCGCTCAGGCTGCGCCCAATCCCAATTTCCACATTTACATCGCATACGGCCAATCCAATATGGCTGGCGCAGGTCCTATTCAGTCTGGTGACCAGGACCCCATGGATAACTTTGTGATGATTTCCGGTGTCGACTGTAACTCCCGTAAGGGCGGCACCAACATCAAGCTTGCCAAGGGCCAGTGGTCCAAGGCGGTTCCTCCCATGTTCCATTGCCAGGAAGGCCTCTCTGTTGCCGACTACTTTGGCAGAACCATGGCGAAGGAAATGCCCAACGTAACCATCGGTATTATTCCGGTGGCTGTGGGTGGCGCCTCCATCAAGCTTTTCGACAAGGCTCAGTGGCAGAGCTATGTGAACTCTTCTGAAAGCTGGCTTGCCAACTGGGCTAAGGATTACGATTCCCAGGGTAACGATTACGCCGCTATTATCAGCTTGGCCAAGAAGGCTCAGGAAGTGGGCGTCATCAAGGGTTTCATTTTCCATCAGGGCGAAACTGATGGCGGCATGAGCAACTGGGAACAGATTGTTCAGAAGACTTATAACGACATGCGCAACGATTTGGGCATTAAGGAAGAACTGCCTTTTGTCGCTGGTGAAATGGTTTACAATGGCGCTTGCCATGGCATGAGCACCCGCGTGAATGGCCTCTCCAAGTACTTTGCAAAATTCGGTGTTGCAAAGTCCCAGGGCACGGGCATGCAGAGCGACCGTTTGCACTTCGACCATGATGGTTATGTGGAAATGGGCAAGCGCTATGCTACCGAAATGCTGAAGCTTATTGACAAGACCGTGGACATGGATGCGCCCCAGGTTGTGGTGCCGCTCTATGGTGGTGGCTCTGCAGGCAATATCCCTCCTGAAGAATACGGCCCCTATGGTGATGTTTTCAAGATTCCTGGCAAGGTTCAGGCTGAAGACTACAACAAGGGCGGTTCCGGTGTAGCTTACTCCGACATGGATGCGGTAAATCAGGGCGACGAATACCGCGGTGACGGCGTTGACATTTACAAGGCCGGCATGGGCATGGCTGTGGGTTACTGCCAGAAGGGCGAATGGATGAAGTATTCTGTTCACGTGGAAGAAGACGGTGAATACGAAATGATTGGCCGTCTGGCTGGTGACAATGGCACCGGTGCTATTTCCGTGTATCTTGGTAACGACAAGATTGGTGAAACCATGGTTTCCGAAAAGGGTCCGGATTATGACACCTATTCTGATATCAGCGGTGGCAAGGTAACCCTGAAGGCTGGCGATTACGATCTCAAGATCCAGATTGAAGTGGACTGGGTGAATATCGACTACGTGGAATTCAAGAAGGTTGACGCTACGGTGGTCACTCCGACAGATACCACTGCAAAGGACACTTCTGCTGTTGGACCGTCTGAAAGCATCAAGGCCTCTCTCATGGCAGCAGGTGCTTTGAACATGGATAACGCCCAGTACTTTGACATGCGTGGCCATCGCGTAAGCAAGGCCACTGCCCAGAAGCAAGGTGTCTATCTGGTTCGTGTTCCTGGTGCAAAGACCTTCGTTATCCGTAACGAAAAGTAA